In one Gracilinanus agilis isolate LMUSP501 chromosome 6, AgileGrace, whole genome shotgun sequence genomic region, the following are encoded:
- the LOC123252634 gene encoding olfactory receptor 5W2-like, whose protein sequence is MDKNYSTPTEFILLGITKNPEKNVAFFVLFLIIYLVILITNIGMIILIQVDSQLHSPMYFFLSNMSFCDLCYSTAIGPKMLVDIFAEDKSISFIGCALQFYFFCAFGDSECLMLAVMAFDRYMAISNPLLYTVNMSSRICYLLIAGVYMVGMMDSLLHTTLTFTLSFCKSNEINHFFCDVPPLLLISCSDTHVNELVIFTVFGFIEMVTISVILMSYCYIILSVLKIHSTEGRWKTFSTCTSHLAVVTIFQGTVLFMYFRPSSAYSLDQDKMTSLFYTLVIPMLNPLIYSLRNKDVKGAMKKLKNKICS, encoded by the coding sequence atggaCAAGAATTATTCCACTCCAACTGAATTTATCCTCTTGGGAATCACCAAAAATCCTGAAAAAAATGTGgccttctttgttctttttctcataaTTTATTTGGttattcttataacaaatattggGATGATCATATTAATTCAGGTAGACTCTCAACTCCATTCACCCATGTATTTTTTCCTCAGCAACATGTCCTTCTGTGATCTTTGCTATTCTACAGCCATTGGTCCCAAGATGCTGGTGGACATCTTTGCTGAGGACAAATCCATTTCCTTCATTGGTTGTGCTCTgcaattctatttcttttgtgcaTTTGGAGATTCTGAGTGCCTAATGTTAGCAGTAATGGCCTTTGATCGCTATATGGCAATAAGTAACCCTTTGCTTTATACAGTAAATATGTCTAGCCGCATCTGCTACTTATTGATTGCTGGTGTCTACATGGTGGGGATGATGGATTCCCTGCTACATACAACTTTAACCTTCACACTGAGTTTCTGCAAGTCCAATGAGATCAATCATTTCTTCTGTGATGTTcctcctcttttgttaatttcttgTTCTGATACCCATGTCAATGAGTTGGTAATCTTCACTGTCTTTGGTTTTATTGAAATGGTCACTATTTCAGTAATCCTCATGTCTTATTGTTATATAATCCTCTCTGTATTGAAAATCCACTCCACTGAGGGCAGATGGAAAACATTTTCTACCTGTACTTCTCATTTAGCTGTTGTCACAATCTTCCAGGGCACTGTTCTTTTTATGTACTTCAGGCCAAGTTCTGCCTATTCATTAGACCAAGACAAAATGACTTCCTTGTTTTATACTCTAGTCATTCCCATGTTGAACCCCCTTATCTACAGTTTAAGAAACAAAGATGTGAAAGGGGccatgaaaaaactgaaaaataaaatatgttcttAA